One genomic window of Bradyrhizobium sp. B124 includes the following:
- a CDS encoding succinate dehydrogenase iron-sulfur subunit, protein MVEFALPKNSKISGGKTWPKPAGATETREFRVYRWNPDDGKNPSVDTYYVDTHDCGPMVLDGLIWIKNHIDPTLTFRRSCREGVCGSCAMNIDGQNTLACTKSMHDVGAGGAVKVNPLPHQPVVKDLVPDLTNFYAQYASIEPWLKTTTPTPQKEWRQSHEDREKLDGLYECILCACCSTSCPSYWWNSERFLGPAALLQATRWVTDSRDEATGERLDNLEDPFRLYRCHTIMNCAKACPKGLNPSEAIAELKFKMVERQI, encoded by the coding sequence ATGGTTGAATTCGCACTTCCGAAGAATTCGAAGATTTCCGGCGGCAAGACCTGGCCAAAGCCGGCCGGGGCCACCGAGACGCGCGAGTTCCGGGTGTATCGCTGGAACCCGGACGACGGCAAGAATCCGAGCGTCGACACCTATTATGTCGACACCCATGATTGCGGTCCGATGGTGCTGGACGGCCTGATCTGGATCAAGAACCACATCGATCCGACGCTGACCTTCCGCCGCTCCTGCCGCGAAGGCGTCTGCGGCTCCTGCGCGATGAACATCGACGGCCAGAACACGCTGGCCTGCACCAAGTCGATGCACGACGTGGGCGCCGGCGGCGCGGTGAAGGTCAATCCGCTGCCGCACCAGCCGGTGGTGAAGGATCTCGTCCCCGACCTGACCAATTTCTACGCCCAGTATGCCTCGATCGAGCCGTGGCTGAAGACCACGACGCCGACGCCGCAGAAGGAGTGGAGGCAGAGCCACGAGGACCGCGAGAAGCTCGACGGTCTCTACGAGTGCATCCTGTGCGCCTGCTGCTCGACCTCGTGCCCGAGCTACTGGTGGAACAGCGAGCGCTTCCTCGGTCCCGCCGCGCTGCTGCAGGCGACGCGCTGGGTCACCGATTCCCGCGATGAAGCGACCGGCGAGCGGCTCGACAATCTCGAGGATCCGTTCCGCCTCTATCGCTGCCACACCATCATGAACTGCGCCAAGGCGTGTCCGAAGGGCCTCAACCCCTCGGAAGCGATCGCCGAGCTCAAGTTCAAGATGGTCGAACGCCAGATCTGA
- a CDS encoding bifunctional acetate--CoA ligase family protein/GNAT family N-acetyltransferase, with protein sequence MSTFGLERVFSPRSIAIVGGSPRPSSLGAAVLRNLKASGFAGRLGVVNRHYADVDGEPTVADLKSLPFVPDLVVISAPAAAIPEIVAEAGLAGVAGAAILSAGLGHGAGSLAEIVEQTARRHGMRLVGPNCLGVMVPRAKLNASFASHQPSEGHVALISQSGAVASAMIEWAAERRLGFSGIASIGDQLDVDVADLLDYFALDDHTSAILIYLEAVKDARKFMSAARAAARMKPVVVVKSGRMAEGAKAAATHTGALAGSDAVYDAAFRRAGMLRVYDLRQLFDCAELLGRGFVPRGNRLAILTNGGGLGILATDRLAELGGVPATLLPQTIARLDELLPQGWSSANPVDIAGDADAARYVVALNALLDDANNDAVLVANVETAVAPAEGIAEAVAQCVRDRRTKRSAVAALALAAWVGADERTGAIFEAARIPHFPTEDDAVRAFMYLVRYREASTALAATPPGVASVFTPETAAARHVVVKALSEGRAWLDPAEIVALFEAYRIPIVTTVVADSAEDAAEKALPFLAEGHAIVVRVLSRDIRHASEVGGVILDLRTKDSVVEAARTVLERARSARPDATLQGVTIQPMIVRRAARELILGIADDPTFGPVMVFGRGGPAVEVINDKAVALPPLDMNLAHELVGRTRVSRLLGGYGDVPAVPAELVPLTLVKLAQMAADIPEVAELDINPMLADETGVLALDARVAIRKPARLFAGQTRLAVRPYPSQWEGELALRDDSRVTVRPMRPEDEPMVAEFFKRVTAEDLRLRFFHAMKEFSHAFIARLTQLDYARAMAFVALDPGTGEMMGAVRLHSDSLYQNAEYAILLQSDLKGKGLGWALMQLLIHYARSEGLKRLSGQVLTENTTMIGMCRDLGFTVTMDPEDHSIVDVVLDLDRSAVDAVGADILIRPAAAGRLS encoded by the coding sequence ATGTCGACGTTCGGCCTGGAGCGAGTATTTTCGCCTCGAAGCATCGCCATCGTCGGCGGCAGCCCGCGGCCGTCGTCGCTCGGCGCGGCGGTGCTCCGAAACCTCAAGGCGAGCGGCTTCGCCGGCAGGCTGGGCGTCGTCAACCGGCACTATGCGGACGTTGATGGCGAGCCGACCGTTGCCGACCTGAAATCGCTTCCGTTCGTTCCCGACCTCGTCGTCATCAGCGCACCGGCGGCGGCGATCCCGGAGATCGTGGCGGAGGCCGGGCTCGCCGGCGTTGCCGGCGCCGCGATCCTGTCGGCCGGTCTCGGCCATGGCGCGGGCTCGCTCGCGGAGATCGTGGAGCAGACGGCGCGGCGGCACGGCATGCGCCTGGTCGGGCCGAACTGCCTCGGCGTCATGGTGCCGCGCGCGAAGCTCAATGCGAGCTTCGCCTCGCATCAACCGTCCGAGGGCCATGTCGCGCTGATCTCGCAGTCCGGCGCGGTCGCGTCGGCGATGATCGAGTGGGCGGCGGAGCGGCGGCTCGGCTTCTCCGGTATCGCGTCGATCGGCGACCAGCTCGATGTCGACGTCGCCGACCTCTTGGATTATTTCGCGCTCGACGATCATACCAGCGCGATCCTGATCTACCTCGAAGCGGTCAAGGATGCGCGCAAGTTCATGTCGGCGGCGCGCGCCGCGGCCCGCATGAAGCCGGTCGTCGTCGTCAAGTCGGGGCGGATGGCGGAGGGGGCAAAGGCCGCCGCGACCCACACCGGCGCGCTGGCCGGCTCCGATGCGGTCTATGACGCCGCGTTCCGCCGCGCCGGCATGCTGCGCGTCTACGACCTGCGCCAACTGTTCGATTGCGCCGAGCTGCTCGGCCGCGGCTTCGTCCCGCGCGGCAACCGGCTTGCGATCCTGACCAATGGCGGCGGGCTCGGCATCCTCGCCACCGATCGGCTGGCCGAACTCGGCGGCGTTCCCGCGACGCTGCTGCCGCAGACCATTGCGCGGCTCGACGAGTTGCTGCCGCAGGGCTGGTCGTCAGCCAATCCCGTCGACATCGCAGGCGATGCCGATGCCGCCCGTTACGTGGTGGCGCTCAACGCGCTGCTCGATGACGCCAATAACGACGCAGTGCTGGTCGCGAATGTCGAAACCGCGGTGGCGCCGGCCGAGGGCATTGCCGAAGCGGTGGCGCAGTGCGTGCGTGACCGCAGGACGAAGCGGAGTGCGGTCGCGGCACTGGCGCTTGCGGCATGGGTCGGCGCCGACGAGCGCACCGGCGCGATCTTCGAGGCGGCGCGCATCCCGCATTTCCCGACCGAGGACGATGCGGTGCGCGCCTTCATGTATCTGGTGCGCTATCGCGAGGCCTCCACGGCGCTCGCGGCGACCCCGCCGGGCGTCGCATCGGTGTTCACGCCGGAGACGGCCGCGGCGCGGCATGTGGTCGTGAAGGCGTTGTCGGAAGGGCGCGCCTGGCTCGATCCCGCCGAGATCGTCGCGCTGTTCGAGGCCTATCGCATTCCGATCGTGACGACGGTCGTCGCTGACAGTGCCGAGGACGCCGCCGAGAAGGCGCTGCCGTTCCTCGCCGAGGGGCACGCGATCGTGGTCCGGGTGCTCTCGCGCGACATCAGGCACGCGTCCGAAGTCGGCGGCGTGATCCTCGACCTGCGCACCAAGGACAGCGTCGTCGAAGCGGCAAGGACGGTGCTCGAACGCGCCCGAAGCGCGCGGCCGGATGCGACGCTGCAAGGCGTCACGATCCAGCCGATGATCGTGCGGCGTGCGGCGCGCGAACTGATCCTCGGTATCGCCGACGATCCGACCTTCGGCCCGGTGATGGTATTCGGCCGCGGCGGCCCTGCGGTCGAGGTGATCAACGACAAGGCGGTGGCGCTGCCGCCGCTCGACATGAATCTCGCCCATGAGTTGGTCGGGCGGACGCGTGTCTCGCGGCTGCTCGGCGGCTATGGCGATGTGCCCGCCGTCCCGGCCGAACTGGTGCCGCTCACCCTGGTCAAGCTGGCGCAGATGGCGGCCGACATTCCTGAGGTCGCCGAGCTCGATATCAATCCGATGCTGGCGGACGAGACCGGCGTGCTTGCGCTCGATGCGCGGGTGGCGATCCGCAAGCCGGCGCGGCTGTTCGCCGGTCAAACCAGACTGGCGGTCAGGCCCTATCCGTCGCAATGGGAGGGCGAGCTGGCGTTACGCGACGACTCGCGCGTCACGGTGCGCCCGATGCGACCGGAGGACGAGCCGATGGTCGCCGAGTTCTTCAAGCGCGTCACCGCCGAAGACCTCAGGCTGCGCTTCTTCCACGCGATGAAGGAATTCTCGCACGCCTTCATCGCGCGCCTCACCCAGCTCGACTATGCGCGCGCGATGGCCTTTGTGGCGCTCGATCCGGGCACCGGCGAGATGATGGGAGCGGTCCGGCTGCACTCGGACTCGCTGTACCAGAACGCCGAATACGCGATCCTGCTGCAGTCCGATCTCAAGGGCAAAGGGCTCGGCTGGGCGCTGATGCAGCTCCTGATCCACTATGCGCGGTCGGAGGGATTGAAGCGGCTGTCCGGCCAGGTGCTGACCGAGAACACCACGATGATCGGGATGTGCCGCGATCTCGGCTTCACCGTCACGATGGATCCGGAGGATCACAGCATCGTCGATGTCGTGCTCGACCTCGATCGATCGGCGGTCGATGCGGTCGGTGCCGATATCCTGATCCGCCCCGCGGCGGCTGGCCGCCTATCATAG
- a CDS encoding ferrous iron transporter B: protein MTTASLRLALVGAPNTGKTSLFNRLTGSSQKVANYPGVTVERKSGGFVTPEGRSVTVLDLPGTYSLRGRSPDEEITRDIVLGRFDGEAVPDLVLCVADATNLRLTLRLVLELKRVGRPMMLVLNMIDIARRRGVTIDLDRMSQELGLPIVTSVAVRKGGVDELLKRTDEFLAKSHEAAASEWAAPTIADLKAAQREADRIIAAAVTLPTKPDTLTNRIDSVVLHPVWGLVILAVILFVMFQAVFTWAQPAMELLSDGFSALGQLIHDLLPESWSLLQSFLQNGLISGVGSVIVFLPQIIIIFLFILLLEDFGYMARAAFLMDRIMGGAGLHGRAFIPLLSSFACAIPGIMATRVIDNRRDRLTTILIAPLMTCSARIPVYTLIISAFVPSTSLWGFVNLQGLVMFGLYAAGITSALTVSAIAKFFLWRDHAPAPFMLELPDYKVPRLRSIAIGVLNRAKMFLYRAGTTILSMMVLIWFLASFPTAPAGAEGPAINYSFAAMIGHALEPLLRPIGFNWQIAVALIPGMAAREVAVAALGTVYSIEGGKEAAEQIGQVLAQKWTLATALSMLVWYIFAPQCASTLAVIRRETGGAKWMVVTFLYMLALAYVASFLTFNLAQALGLH, encoded by the coding sequence ATGACAACTGCATCCCTGCGCCTGGCGCTGGTCGGCGCGCCGAACACCGGCAAGACGTCGCTGTTCAACCGGTTGACCGGCAGCAGCCAGAAGGTCGCCAATTATCCGGGCGTCACGGTCGAGCGCAAATCCGGCGGCTTCGTCACGCCGGAGGGCCGCAGCGTGACGGTGCTCGACCTGCCCGGCACCTATTCGCTGCGCGGCCGCAGCCCGGACGAGGAAATCACCCGCGACATCGTGCTCGGCCGCTTTGACGGCGAGGCGGTGCCCGATCTCGTGCTCTGCGTCGCGGACGCCACCAATCTGCGGCTGACCTTGCGGCTGGTGCTCGAGCTGAAGCGCGTCGGCCGGCCGATGATGCTTGTGCTCAACATGATCGATATCGCGAGGCGCCGCGGCGTCACGATCGATCTCGATCGCATGTCGCAGGAGCTCGGCCTGCCGATCGTGACCTCGGTTGCGGTCCGCAAGGGCGGTGTCGACGAGCTCTTGAAGCGGACCGACGAATTCCTGGCGAAGTCGCATGAGGCGGCGGCCAGCGAGTGGGCGGCGCCGACGATCGCCGACCTCAAGGCGGCGCAGCGCGAGGCGGACCGCATCATCGCGGCAGCCGTCACGCTGCCGACCAAACCCGACACACTGACCAACCGGATCGATTCGGTCGTGCTGCATCCGGTCTGGGGTCTCGTGATCCTGGCCGTGATCCTGTTCGTGATGTTCCAGGCGGTGTTCACCTGGGCGCAGCCGGCGATGGAATTGCTGTCGGACGGCTTCTCCGCGCTTGGCCAGCTGATCCACGATTTGCTGCCGGAAAGCTGGAGCCTGTTGCAGAGCTTCCTGCAGAACGGCCTCATCTCGGGCGTCGGCAGCGTCATCGTGTTCCTGCCGCAGATCATCATCATCTTTCTGTTCATCCTGCTGCTGGAAGATTTCGGCTACATGGCGCGCGCCGCATTCCTGATGGACCGCATCATGGGCGGCGCCGGGCTGCACGGCCGCGCCTTCATTCCGTTGCTGTCGAGCTTTGCCTGCGCCATTCCCGGCATCATGGCGACGCGGGTGATCGACAACCGGCGTGACCGCCTGACCACGATCCTGATCGCGCCGCTGATGACCTGCTCGGCGCGGATTCCGGTCTATACGCTGATCATCTCGGCCTTCGTTCCGTCGACCTCGCTGTGGGGTTTCGTCAATCTGCAGGGGCTCGTGATGTTCGGCCTCTATGCCGCCGGCATCACCAGCGCGCTGACGGTCTCGGCGATCGCAAAGTTCTTTCTCTGGCGCGACCACGCGCCGGCGCCGTTCATGCTGGAATTGCCCGACTACAAGGTGCCGCGGCTGCGCAGCATCGCGATCGGCGTGCTCAATCGCGCGAAGATGTTCCTGTATCGCGCCGGCACCACGATCCTCTCGATGATGGTGCTGATCTGGTTCCTGGCCTCGTTCCCGACCGCGCCGGCCGGCGCCGAGGGGCCGGCGATCAACTACAGCTTCGCCGCGATGATCGGCCACGCGCTCGAGCCGCTGCTGCGGCCGATCGGCTTCAACTGGCAGATCGCGGTGGCGCTGATCCCGGGCATGGCGGCGCGCGAGGTCGCGGTCGCGGCGCTCGGCACCGTCTATTCGATCGAGGGCGGCAAGGAGGCGGCGGAGCAGATCGGCCAGGTGCTGGCGCAGAAATGGACGCTGGCGACCGCGCTGTCGATGCTGGTCTGGTACATCTTCGCCCCGCAATGCGCCTCGACGCTCGCGGTGATCCGCCGCGAGACCGGCGGCGCGAAGTGGATGGTGGTGACGTTCCTGTACATGCTCGCGCTGGCCTATGTCGCGAGCTTCCTGACCTTCAATTTGGCGCAGGCGCTGGGGCTGCATTAG
- a CDS encoding FeoA family protein: MTGDPNSSQDNLRDIRLGHADRGFVGKIIRLDALVTGSSLSPQELEQRLVEMGFVEGARVEILHEGTIRRDPIAVRVDNITIALRRSEAMAVIVE; the protein is encoded by the coding sequence ATGACAGGCGATCCAAACTCCTCCCAGGATAACTTACGGGACATCCGGCTCGGACATGCGGATCGCGGTTTTGTCGGAAAAATCATCAGGCTCGATGCGCTCGTGACGGGTTCATCGCTCTCTCCGCAGGAGCTCGAGCAGCGCTTGGTGGAGATGGGATTTGTCGAGGGCGCACGCGTGGAAATCCTGCATGAAGGCACGATCCGACGGGATCCGATCGCGGTGCGCGTCGACAACATCACGATCGCGCTGCGCCGGAGCGAAGCCATGGCCGTGATCGTCGAATGA
- a CDS encoding hybrid sensor histidine kinase/response regulator — protein sequence MPTAHRNSLRLLQWMMAASLALPLALFVFASAMSRISTREAADQEIQRTLDVAHEHALKVFETIDRSLGEITEVVRGMSDADIAAREKSLHERLRRVADTLPQVKSIWVFDANGHALVNSLVQPAPDIDFSDRDYFRIHAERDIGTYIGEVLTPRPPYQGARFFSVGRRRNNEDGSFGGVIQASVLPEYFENFYAKIGREPGSFLALIRTDGSILAHFPVIDHDARFDPSGPLGRQVVANPETGGMTIRSPADGIERRMRYQRLAEYPIYVSAGLETSAIQARWISTMAQHLIFGIPATALLFGLLALAFRRTERLQEEADRRIEAEDALRHGQRLEALGQLTGGVAHDFNNLLTVIRASVDMLRRPDLPEARRQRYIDAISNTVNRAAKLTNQLLAFARRQTLKPEVFDVCQNVRTLSEMITTLIGSRIEITAQVPDETCLVNADAGQFETAIINMAVNARDAMDGVGRLTIAVRAVKNLPSEAVTPPSPHGHIAVSVADTGVGIPQELFGRIFEPFYTTKEVGHGTGLGLSQVFGFAKQSGGEVTVTSEVGKGSTFTLYLPRVVGRHNAQSPLTEDAPSIDQTSASVLIVEDNAEVGKFAADTLTQLGCTCVLVENATHALEELAVDPDRFDLVFTDVVMPGMSGIELAEEIRRQRLDLPIVLASGYSQVLSQQGSGGFELLQKPYSAEQLARVLHKATRSRRLKRDQAPAS from the coding sequence GTGCCGACCGCACACCGCAATTCGCTGAGACTGCTGCAATGGATGATGGCCGCTTCGCTGGCCCTTCCGCTGGCGCTGTTCGTGTTTGCTTCCGCGATGTCCCGGATCTCGACCAGAGAGGCCGCCGACCAGGAAATCCAGCGCACGCTCGACGTCGCCCACGAGCACGCGCTCAAGGTGTTCGAGACCATCGACCGCAGCCTGGGCGAGATCACTGAGGTCGTCCGCGGCATGAGCGACGCCGACATCGCCGCGCGCGAGAAGAGCCTGCACGAGCGGCTGCGCCGGGTCGCCGACACGCTCCCCCAGGTGAAATCGATCTGGGTGTTCGATGCCAACGGCCATGCGCTGGTCAACAGCCTGGTGCAACCGGCCCCCGACATCGATTTCTCGGATCGGGATTACTTCCGCATCCACGCCGAGCGCGACATCGGCACCTATATCGGCGAGGTGCTGACGCCGCGGCCACCCTATCAGGGTGCGCGGTTCTTCAGCGTCGGCCGCCGCCGCAACAACGAGGACGGCAGCTTTGGCGGCGTGATCCAGGCCTCCGTGCTTCCGGAATATTTCGAGAATTTCTACGCCAAGATCGGCCGCGAGCCCGGCAGCTTCCTGGCGCTGATCCGGACCGATGGCTCGATACTGGCGCATTTCCCTGTCATCGACCACGACGCCAGGTTTGACCCGAGCGGGCCGCTGGGGCGACAGGTCGTCGCCAATCCCGAGACCGGCGGCATGACGATCCGTTCCCCGGCCGACGGTATCGAACGGCGCATGCGCTATCAGCGGCTGGCCGAATACCCGATCTATGTCAGCGCCGGGCTCGAAACCTCGGCGATCCAGGCGCGCTGGATCTCGACCATGGCGCAGCACCTGATCTTCGGCATACCGGCCACCGCGCTGCTGTTTGGCCTGCTCGCGCTCGCCTTCCGGCGAACCGAGCGCCTGCAGGAGGAGGCCGACCGGCGCATCGAGGCCGAGGACGCGTTGCGGCATGGCCAGCGATTGGAGGCACTCGGGCAACTCACCGGCGGCGTCGCGCATGACTTCAACAATCTGCTCACCGTGATCCGCGCTTCGGTCGACATGTTGCGGCGGCCGGACTTGCCGGAGGCGCGGCGGCAGCGCTACATCGATGCGATCTCCAACACCGTGAACCGTGCTGCCAAGCTGACCAACCAGCTGCTCGCGTTCGCGCGCCGGCAAACCCTCAAGCCCGAGGTGTTCGACGTCTGCCAGAATGTCCGCACCCTGAGCGAGATGATCACCACCCTGATCGGCTCGCGCATCGAGATCACAGCGCAGGTGCCGGACGAGACCTGCCTCGTCAACGCCGATGCCGGCCAGTTCGAGACCGCCATCATCAATATGGCGGTGAATGCGCGCGACGCGATGGACGGCGTCGGCCGGCTCACGATCGCGGTCCGCGCCGTGAAGAATTTGCCGTCCGAGGCGGTCACGCCGCCGAGCCCGCACGGCCATATCGCGGTGTCGGTGGCCGATACCGGCGTCGGAATTCCGCAGGAGCTGTTCGGCCGCATCTTCGAGCCGTTCTACACCACCAAGGAGGTCGGTCACGGCACCGGCCTTGGCCTGTCGCAGGTGTTCGGCTTCGCCAAGCAATCCGGCGGCGAGGTCACCGTGACCAGTGAAGTCGGCAAGGGCTCGACGTTCACGCTGTATCTCCCGCGTGTGGTCGGCAGACACAACGCACAATCGCCGCTCACGGAGGATGCGCCTTCGATCGATCAGACCAGCGCGTCGGTCCTCATCGTCGAGGACAATGCCGAGGTCGGAAAGTTCGCCGCCGACACCCTGACCCAGCTCGGCTGCACCTGCGTTCTGGTCGAGAACGCAACCCACGCGCTGGAAGAGCTGGCCGTCGACCCCGACAGGTTCGACCTGGTGTTCACCGATGTCGTAATGCCCGGCATGAGCGGCATCGAGCTTGCGGAGGAGATCCGCCGGCAGCGGCTCGATCTGCCGATCGTGCTTGCCTCCGGCTACAGCCAGGTGCTGTCGCAGCAGGGCAGCGGCGGCTTCGAGCTGTTGCAGAAGCCGTATTCGGCCGAGCAGCTGGCGCGCGTGCTGCACAAGGCCACCCGCTCGCGCCGGCTGAAGCGGGACCAGGCGCCGGCGTCGTGA
- a CDS encoding ABC transporter ATP-binding protein/permease: MGKAEAKSRSSNRPSPAKANSARKASATRSDTEDSDAAPGEAGDKSEFVEIIAEDGEHVEPPPPEIIEPDPELSPEKAEQARKDYLLTRFWITARGYWGQSGDRLAWLFTIGLLLLIVANVAVQYGINVWNRAIFDAIEKRDSVSVFHLTAIFFPLAIGSVLLGVAQVFGRMGIQRRWRAWLTNAVVSRWLANGRYYQLNLVDGDHKNPEYRIAEDLRIATDSPVDFIAGVTSALLSAVTFIVVLWTIGGALTLTVGGSSVSIPGFLVIAAIIYAAIASGSIMAIGRRFVQISEEKNQAEAEFRYVLTRLRENGESIALLGGEAEERDGIDKTFSNVLRQWARLAGQHMRTTLVSQGSNLIAPVVPLLLCAPKFLEGSMTLGQVMQAASAFTIVQTAFGWLVDNYPRLADWNACARRIASLMMSLDGLERAETGDGFGRIKRGETGGEAMLSLNDLSVTLDDGTAVVGETEVAIEAGERLLVAGESGTGKSTLVRAIAGLWPWGGGSVSLHADRRLFMLPQKPYVPSGTLRRAVAYPGAAEDWNVDEIGDALHKVGLDHLKEKIEDDAPWDQTLSGGEKQRLAFARLLLHSPDIVVLDEATSALDEKSQDKMMEMVTTELPKATIVSVAHRVELEAFHSRKIVLERRKGGAKLVSDVDLIPRKGKRRLLGRFLRQRRSSTKASDKAA; encoded by the coding sequence ATGGGCAAAGCCGAGGCAAAATCCAGATCGTCGAACAGGCCCTCGCCGGCGAAGGCCAACTCGGCCCGGAAAGCCAGTGCGACGCGCAGCGATACCGAAGACAGCGACGCCGCACCGGGCGAGGCTGGCGACAAATCCGAATTCGTCGAGATCATTGCCGAAGACGGCGAGCATGTCGAACCGCCGCCGCCGGAAATTATCGAACCCGATCCCGAACTGTCGCCCGAAAAGGCCGAACAAGCGCGCAAGGACTATTTGCTGACGCGATTCTGGATCACCGCGCGCGGCTACTGGGGCCAGAGCGGCGACCGGCTGGCGTGGCTGTTCACGATCGGCCTGCTGCTGCTGATCGTCGCCAATGTCGCCGTGCAGTACGGCATCAATGTCTGGAATCGCGCGATCTTCGATGCGATCGAAAAGCGGGATTCGGTCAGTGTCTTTCACCTGACTGCCATCTTCTTTCCGCTCGCGATCGGCAGCGTGCTGCTGGGCGTCGCCCAGGTGTTCGGCCGCATGGGCATTCAGCGGCGCTGGCGCGCCTGGCTGACCAACGCCGTCGTCTCGCGCTGGCTGGCGAACGGCCGCTACTACCAGCTCAATCTGGTCGACGGTGATCACAAGAATCCGGAATACCGCATCGCCGAGGATCTGCGGATCGCAACCGACTCGCCGGTCGACTTCATCGCCGGTGTGACTTCGGCGCTGCTGTCCGCCGTCACGTTCATCGTCGTGCTCTGGACGATCGGCGGCGCCTTGACGCTGACGGTCGGCGGCTCCTCCGTCAGCATCCCGGGCTTCCTGGTCATCGCCGCGATCATCTATGCCGCGATCGCGTCCGGCTCGATCATGGCGATCGGGCGCCGCTTCGTGCAGATTTCGGAGGAGAAGAACCAGGCTGAGGCCGAATTCCGCTATGTGCTGACCCGCTTGCGCGAGAACGGCGAAAGCATCGCGCTGCTCGGCGGCGAGGCCGAGGAACGCGATGGCATCGACAAGACGTTCTCGAACGTGTTGCGGCAATGGGCGCGGCTCGCCGGGCAGCACATGCGCACGACGCTGGTGTCGCAGGGATCGAATCTCATTGCGCCGGTGGTGCCCTTGCTCCTGTGCGCGCCAAAATTCCTCGAGGGCAGCATGACGCTCGGCCAGGTGATGCAGGCAGCCTCCGCCTTCACCATCGTGCAGACCGCATTCGGCTGGCTGGTCGACAATTATCCGCGGCTCGCCGACTGGAACGCCTGCGCGCGCCGGATCGCCTCGCTGATGATGTCGCTCGACGGGCTTGAACGCGCCGAGACCGGTGACGGCTTCGGCCGCATCAAGCGCGGCGAGACCGGCGGCGAGGCCATGCTGAGCCTCAACGACCTCTCCGTCACGCTCGACGACGGCACGGCCGTGGTCGGCGAAACCGAGGTCGCGATCGAGGCCGGGGAACGGCTGCTGGTCGCCGGCGAATCCGGGACCGGCAAGAGCACGCTGGTCCGCGCCATCGCTGGCTTGTGGCCCTGGGGCGGCGGCAGCGTCAGCCTGCATGCGGACCGCCGCCTGTTCATGCTGCCGCAGAAGCCCTACGTGCCCTCGGGCACGCTGCGGCGCGCAGTGGCCTATCCTGGCGCGGCGGAGGACTGGAACGTCGATGAGATCGGCGACGCCCTGCACAAGGTCGGCCTCGACCATCTCAAGGAGAAGATCGAGGACGACGCGCCATGGGACCAGACGCTGTCCGGCGGCGAGAAGCAACGACTCGCCTTTGCCCGCCTGCTGCTGCACAGCCCCGACATCGTCGTGCTCGACGAGGCGACCTCGGCGCTCGACGAAAAGAGCCAGGACAAGATGATGGAAATGGTGACGACGGAATTGCCAAAGGCGACCATCGTCAGCGTCGCCCATCGCGTCGAGCTCGAAGCATTCCATAGCCGCAAGATCGTGCTGGAGCGCCGCAAGGGTGGTGCGAAGCTGGTCAGCGACGTCGACCTGATCCCGCGCAAGGGCAAGCGAAGGCTACTCGGACGCTTCCTGCGGCAGCGGCGAAGCTCCACCAAGGCGTCGGACAAGGCAGCATAA
- a CDS encoding FkbM family methyltransferase — protein sequence MHAALSMRPCVIPSNDISPPPFGALAPNAAQAAIIRLAHGSGLKRGAFRPWLSRLVNLFGSGPLDVTYQGASFRFYHQASATERGALFNPDYNLEELAFLRRHVGAGGTFVDLGANVGTYALALARDVGPNGKVIAIEPHPMTHARLKFNTQASGYPQVQLVAAAAGPTDGELMIETDGDNLGASHIVTGTPTGNAFKVPSLRLQRILEEAGATSVDALKIDVEGFEDRVLTGFFRDAPEQLWPRAVVIEHLSKDEWTDDCIADMHTRGYVDQGRTRSNTLLVRG from the coding sequence ATGCATGCCGCGCTTTCGATGAGGCCATGCGTGATCCCGAGCAACGACATTTCGCCGCCGCCGTTCGGCGCCCTGGCGCCCAATGCGGCGCAGGCCGCCATCATCCGGCTTGCGCATGGCAGCGGATTGAAGCGCGGCGCGTTCCGGCCCTGGCTGTCGCGGCTGGTCAATCTGTTCGGTTCGGGACCGCTTGATGTGACCTATCAGGGCGCATCGTTCCGCTTCTATCATCAGGCGAGCGCGACCGAGCGCGGCGCACTGTTCAATCCCGATTACAATCTGGAAGAGCTCGCCTTCCTGCGCCGGCATGTCGGCGCCGGCGGCACCTTCGTCGATCTCGGCGCCAATGTCGGCACCTATGCGCTGGCGCTGGCGCGCGACGTCGGGCCCAATGGCAAGGTGATCGCGATCGAGCCGCATCCGATGACGCATGCGCGGCTCAAATTCAACACACAGGCCTCCGGATACCCGCAGGTGCAGCTGGTTGCAGCCGCCGCAGGTCCGACCGACGGCGAGCTGATGATCGAGACCGACGGCGACAATCTCGGCGCCAGCCACATCGTCACCGGCACGCCCACGGGCAATGCGTTCAAGGTGCCGTCGCTGCGGCTGCAACGCATCCTCGAAGAGGCCGGCGCGACCAGCGTCGATGCACTGAAGATCGACGTCGAGGGGTTCGAGGACCGCGTGCTCACCGGCTTCTTCCGCGACGCGCCGGAGCAGCTGTGGCCGCGCGCGGTCGTGATCGAGCATCTGTCAAAGGACGAATGGACCGACGACTGCATTGCGGACATGCACACGCGCGGTTATGTCGATCAGGGCCGGACGCGGAGCAACACGCTGCTTGTGCGCGGTTGA